Below is a window of Ischnura elegans chromosome 1, ioIscEleg1.1, whole genome shotgun sequence DNA.
CAATAAGAATGTTCCATGCAATCTTCCAGCCCAGGAATAATGCACTTCTCAATGAAATTCTCTTTAGGCAATAGGGATGACTCAATGCACTGAGTGACCTAAGTTTGAGATGTAAAGGTTgagatttaataaataattcaacaaaTTACACCAAGAAATACAATCATTACTTACCAAGCGAAGAAGATTGGAGTTTTCAGTTTCATTCcagtttttttgtttcattaaaaatgacAGTTGATGACAGAGTATACATATTCCGCGATCAATTGACTGATCttttgaatacttagaaaatgaattttcattcacTCTTGAAAGACAGACCGATGAGAAGTTTTTTAAAACCTCAACTACAAATGTTATCTGCGAGTGACACCCCACACCTAATACTAACAATCTCCTGATGACATCCACAGGAGACTGCAAACACAGTACACTTATATCCGAAACCAACTGAAAGGAAATAACATAATGGAAGATCAAACTGAGGCACAGGATGGTTTAAGCcgctgaaaaaaatcaataagccAATTGGTATGTCCCTGAGGCAATTGGACCACCAGGATTATCGGGGAAGcaagaaaaatactttaaatttttcataatagTATACCCACCTGGTCCATAGCCTCATTTGCATTCACAGCCTTATTCATTGTTTGGATTGCTTTCCCTTCAAAGTCTTCCATCATATAACAGTTTGTCAatccaaaatcttcaaaaaaatttccaaccAAATTTCCCTGTACGTCTCCTGTCACTTGAGGGTAAGCTTGAAAAACtacatttctcattttatttttcaagggttCGGTAATTTTACTACACCTTTTCTCTTCTGAATCCAAATCAGAGGGCTCCGAAGAGTTCATTAAAATTTCACCAACTTTTTTCTGAAGGAGATAAATTCCTTCCATGCAGTTCAAAAGATCAATGAACTGCTGAATGCAATCCACACATTCTTCTTCTTTGGAGTTCCAGGAAAACTTCATTAAAGCTAAGAGCCACTTCTTTCTTGATTCAGGAGATCTATcggtttcttttattttgaaaatgatttcacttACATCTTGAACTTTCTCTATTTCATCTTCATCAGTCACAGGCTTAATTTCCATGTTTTTCAGCACATCTGATAGTTTGACAGCTTCTGGAAGGTCTTTGCAGAATTTCTCCAACTTCTGTCGGCAAAGAAATGCTTGCAAGCCAATCACTTCTTGCAACGTTCTAGAACTAACACTAGAATCGACTGGGGTCTGCCATTCACATTCCGACCATGACAACCACGTAGATAAATCTATAGCATTAAGATTTGATCCTAACGCatttattaaacaaataataTCTTCGTTTTTTTCGAGTTTAATGGAAGTCGACGATGGAGAGTCGATTTTGCAATCTGAAAGCGACAATGAGTAGATTTTATAGATATCTTCCACTTCTGAAACAGAATTTAATCTGTGGCAGAGACATGACTGCAACAATGATAAGAGACTCTTAACGATGTACCCCAGTTCATTTTCCTTTTGCGggggataaaaataaatgctgagaaattctttgaaataatatGAGACACCACACTTGAATTCCTCGACCATATTCTGCTGCCCATTTGTTAGTCCACTTAAGGCGAGAAGTCTTGCATTTAGCGAAGACAGGATATTCTCCACGGAGGCTAAGGTCAACAAAGATTTATCAACGCGAACTTCACTCAGTAACACCTCCAAATACTCCAGGCACATCGCTAAATGACCATATATAATCATTTCACACACAAATTCGTTGAATTCAAGCATAGAAATAGTTTTAACCAAAAGGAACTTGTCAACTGAAGGTgctgaatcaacaatatgacaaAAATTGTCATCTTTTGCGACTTCTCCAACGAACGAAAAATTGGAATTcaataaaaggtaaataaatgttttcctcAGCTCCGGCTTATTATCTTCAAAATCGCTAACTATTTTACGCAAAGAGCTTAGAAGTGGCGACTCCATCACTCCTATAATCaaggaaaaatatcttaatataataatatttacaaatttcaCCATCAAAATACAATGCACAGTTAGTACCTTTAACGCGAGTGAAACTTCTCTGCAATCCATTTTGGCGATTTAGCGTGACCAAGGCACCTTGTATTCTAGTTAGATATTCACTGAATTCCATATTCTTAACTAAGACTACATAAAATAACGAAGAAATACCACATTAATTTCGCGGGTACATTGCACAGGCACAGGCTTTTTTAATAAGTGAGCATCAAAATGCACGTTGGAGATAAGGCGCCATTTcctgaatttttaaaactatccACGACTAATAAGCATTAAGCATATCTGCGTTTGAGTTACAGTATAATAAAATAATCCTGGTTATTGCAAGTACGATACaaatatatagtatatataaaGAATAATTGGAGTACAATTACAATTATTCAAAAACGAAGTTGTTACGTTACATGATCAAATTTATTTAGTTCCGTCACTCGCACTATGGTTTGGTAAAATAAGGATTTAAGTGGGCGTTTTGATGTGcgaaaattttatgctaaaaatattattaatagaatcAAAGTAATTATTACTTAATCTATCGACTTGGGTATGGAAGAATGGCTGGTTAGCGTTAAGGAAAAAGTCATAATTCGATCTAATGGAACAAGTTTGGTGCTCCGATTACTTACATGAGACTCAATAATTCTCTTTATTAAACTGGAAAATCGTATTTGCCACAAAAATTTATGAAGgggaataaatacaaaataatacgtTTAAATACTACTGTTTTTATTGCAACATTACTAATACTGccaaaggaattattttaattttatgtccaCGCGTAAAGTTAATCATGCGAAGACACTTATGGATGAACCCTCTCCATGTATATATCGTGTAAATCACAAGTCGGATTCCATATTGTATATGCGTAGTACAAATGAGGTCTCCAGGGATGCCGACAAACAAAAAATGTTGGGGGGGCCCAAAGcggggatcttgcctcgggaaattttataagtaatgagtttaagttttttaagcattttagaagagtcatatgatcaaaattagaaccctgataactcaaatctcgatatctggaaactccggggaaaatcgacaagcctgacacattttttcttcgcaatcataacgaatttttgagggggctcgggccatctcaggccccatggagttgcgCCACTGCTCATTAATGACCAgttcagaaaatgtttttgaacTCCTTACAGTTCTTTTCCGCGCCATTACCAGTGCTGTCTACCTGGAGTAGTCAATATAAGTTTTATGAAAGTAATAGAAGAATCCAAGATCACTACCAGGTCCTTGTTTGATGCCATTCGTATAGCATGGGAAACTTttctgaataatgaaaataaattacacttGGATATATTGAACTGAATTTTGTTTTATCACAATTTGTGGGGCTAAGAGGATTAATAGGACTGTATGCGGTACGTTATAATCCCACAATTAATAGCGAGTAATATCAAAATACAACAGTAGAGAAACCTTGAACACTTAATACACAATAAGGGAGGGACCCAGGGGGATTTCTCCCCCCCCCTTCACTGTTCCCCct
It encodes the following:
- the LOC124167744 gene encoding uncharacterized protein LOC124167744 isoform X2; the encoded protein is MESPLLSSLRKIVSDFEDNKPELRKTFIYLLLNSNFSFVGEVAKDDNFCHIVDSAPSVDKFLLVKTISMLEFNEFVCEMIIYGHLAMCLEYLEVLLSEVRVDKSLLTLASVENILSSLNARLLALSGLTNGQQNMVEEFKCGVSYYFKEFLSIYFYPPQKENELGYIVKSLLSLLQSCLCHRLNSVSEVEDIYKIYSLSLSDCKIDSPSSTSIKLEKNEDIICLINALGSNLNAIDLSTWLSWSECEWQTPVDSSVSSRTLQEVIGLQAFLCRQKLEKFCKDLPEAVKLSDVLKNMEIKPVTDEDEIEKVQDVSEIIFKIKETDRSPESRKKWLLALMKFSWNSKEEECVDCIQQFIDLLNCMEGIYLLQKKVGEILMNSSEPSDLDSEEKRCSKITEPLKNKMRNVVFQAYPQVTGDVQGNLVGNFFEDFGLTNCYMMEDFEGKAIQTMNKAVNANEAMDQLVSDISVLCLQSPVDVIRRLLVLGVGCHSQITFVVEVLKNFSSVCLSRVNENSFSKYSKDQSIDRGICILCHQLSFLMKQKNWNETENSNLLRLVTQCIESSLLPKENFIEKCIIPGLEDCMEHSYWDSMNIYLEILNAVLTLPSLSLKEIANPAPILAYILLILEKGRYEMRKYFSVPAASTCELIISQLPVLLEKMLDQASFQENDLEWLRTNVLSASPTSQYYFSKLWPDHSSDIIRDFKSLILFLVCDKPDGDEKRLFDLVKKESSPLSYTLYKLLPSCTTSEWLNFVNAMKMIISEASEKMENIYWNLFHLISSVLIVLIKMANKKYLSGEKNIPYCIELWFKSYMRIVKDEFLPCCEYFDRNQIADVFMMIIIIVEEVPADENIRETCSFLALNILSTIAEMLITSSFEKSDIGQNPVAMKIISCLSLMSVEASKKGLARKVMELLNK
- the LOC124167744 gene encoding uncharacterized protein LOC124167744 isoform X1 — its product is MEFSEYLTRIQGALVTLNRQNGLQRSFTRVKGVMESPLLSSLRKIVSDFEDNKPELRKTFIYLLLNSNFSFVGEVAKDDNFCHIVDSAPSVDKFLLVKTISMLEFNEFVCEMIIYGHLAMCLEYLEVLLSEVRVDKSLLTLASVENILSSLNARLLALSGLTNGQQNMVEEFKCGVSYYFKEFLSIYFYPPQKENELGYIVKSLLSLLQSCLCHRLNSVSEVEDIYKIYSLSLSDCKIDSPSSTSIKLEKNEDIICLINALGSNLNAIDLSTWLSWSECEWQTPVDSSVSSRTLQEVIGLQAFLCRQKLEKFCKDLPEAVKLSDVLKNMEIKPVTDEDEIEKVQDVSEIIFKIKETDRSPESRKKWLLALMKFSWNSKEEECVDCIQQFIDLLNCMEGIYLLQKKVGEILMNSSEPSDLDSEEKRCSKITEPLKNKMRNVVFQAYPQVTGDVQGNLVGNFFEDFGLTNCYMMEDFEGKAIQTMNKAVNANEAMDQLVSDISVLCLQSPVDVIRRLLVLGVGCHSQITFVVEVLKNFSSVCLSRVNENSFSKYSKDQSIDRGICILCHQLSFLMKQKNWNETENSNLLRLVTQCIESSLLPKENFIEKCIIPGLEDCMEHSYWDSMNIYLEILNAVLTLPSLSLKEIANPAPILAYILLILEKGRYEMRKYFSVPAASTCELIISQLPVLLEKMLDQASFQENDLEWLRTNVLSASPTSQYYFSKLWPDHSSDIIRDFKSLILFLVCDKPDGDEKRLFDLVKKESSPLSYTLYKLLPSCTTSEWLNFVNAMKMIISEASEKMENIYWNLFHLISSVLIVLIKMANKKYLSGEKNIPYCIELWFKSYMRIVKDEFLPCCEYFDRNQIADVFMMIIIIVEEVPADENIRETCSFLALNILSTIAEMLITSSFEKSDIGQNPVAMKIISCLSLMSVEASKKGLARKVMELLNK